Below is a genomic region from Zea mays cultivar B73 chromosome 9, Zm-B73-REFERENCE-NAM-5.0, whole genome shotgun sequence.
ttatcactccacatagaataatcttcaccatcaaacataggtggtttgcctaatgggatggaaagtaatggagtgcgttttgaaatgcgaggatagcgaaggggcatcttactatacttcttgcgctcatggcacttagaagtgacggatgccgattctgagccggaggtggagggtgacgaagagtcggtctcgtagtagaccaccttcttcatcttcttcttcttgtcacccttccgttgggacttgatggaggaataggattcctccttgtgcttgtgggtggactcccttgagtgcgttctccccgagcttgcggacttgtcgccggtcccgatctccctcttggtggatgctcccgacatcacttccagcggttaggctctaatgaagtaccgggctctgataccaattgaaagtcgcctagaggggggtgaataggtagatctgaaatttataaagtttaagcacaacttcaagccggggttagcgttggagatataatcgagtccgaaagagagggcgaagacaaatcacaagcaaaaaaggcggatgacacggtgatttattttactgaggttcggttcttgcaaacctactccctgttgaggtggtcacaaagatcgggtctctttcaaccctttccctctctcaaacggtcacttagaccgagtgagcttctcttctcaatcaatcgggacactaagtccccacaaggaccaccacacaattggtatctcttgccttgattacaattgagttggaaacaagaaagaaggaagaagaaaagcaatccaagcgcaagaactcaaatgaacacaattgtctctctcactagtcactatttgattggaatgatctttggacttgggagaggacttgatctcttgtttgtgtctttgaatgaagtctagagctcttgtatgaggtttgaaggctgaaaacttggatgcattgaagtgtggtggttggggggtatttatagccctaaccaccaaaagaaccgttggtggaggctgctgtcgtatggcgcaccagacagtccggtgcgccagccacatcaccagtccgttgggtttcgaccgttggagcttctgacaactgggccaccggacagtccggtggtgcaccggacagtcactattcaatgtccggtgcgccttctggcgctgctctgacttctgcgcgtgcaggcgcgcactgttcacttttactattcctctgcagacgaccgttggcgctgtgtagctgttactccgctggcacaccggacagtccggtgctacaccggacagtccggtgaattatagcggagtggctcccagaattcccgaaggtggcaagtttggagttgggttccttggtgcaccggacactgtccggtggtgcaccggacagtccggtgcgccagaccagagctgcctttaggttgtcttttgctctctttgtttgaaccctttcttggtctttttattggtttgttgtgaacttttggcacctgtaaaacttataatctacagcaaactagttagtccaattatttgtgttgggcaattcaaccaccaaaatcaattaggaaaaggtgtaagcctgtttccctttcagtttgcctaggggaacggaaagtaatggagtgcgtttagaaatgcgaggatagcggaggggcatcttactatacttcttgcgctcatggcgcttagaagtgacggacgtcgattcggagccggaggtggagggtgacgaagagtcggtctcgtagtagaccactttcttcatcttcttctttttaTCACCTTttcgttgtgacttgatggaggaagcggattcctccttatgcttgtggccggactccctcgaatgggttcttctcgagcttgcggacttgtcatcgccggtcacgatctccctcttggcgtgatctcccgacatcacttcgagtggttagactctaatgaagtaccgggctctgataccaattgaaagtcgcctaaaggggggtggataggcggaaactgaaatttataactttaaacacactacaagccggggttagcgttagaataaaaaccgagtccgaaagagacggaaaacaaatcaaccaagaaataaagcagatgaacacggtgatttgttttaccgaggtttggttccaaagaacctagtccccgttgaggtggtcacaaagaccgggtctctttcaaccctttccctctctcaaacggtcacttagaccgagtgagctttctccttaatcaaacgggtcacttagaccccgcaaggaccaccacacacttggtgtctcttgctttgattacaagtcacttgagaataagaatgggaaaagaagaaagcacgattgcaaaagccaagcgacaagagcgacaaataacacacagatcactctctctctctctcaagtcactaatcactaatgatcacttgtctctatTGTGGAacatggagagattggaagctttgattgtgtctttgaatggattgctagctcttgtattgaatgtgaaggattggagtgcttcggtgaagtgaatggaggtggttggggttgtatttatagcccccaaccactttctagccgttgctcctttccTGCCAACCGCGGATGGTCcgagcccctggtccggacggtccggccctgcacatcaacggctaaaatcgcaacggtcagcagtaacggctatatcaacggctactatgcattaaatgcgtcgttagatgtcagataaagcagtcgtggacggtccggtcgtgcaccccggaccgtccgcgaggacgctaaaaatacattttaccgaactcgtcaccttcggggttttctggttttcaccgaccggacgctccgcgcctgaggccagacggtccgcgcttggtctcggacggtgcttgcttctccatcggacagtctgtagtgttgacttgcgtttatgcagtgttcctgtccgaggctcactttggtgtcacggacggtccaccgcaagggcccggacggtccgcgcttaggtgtttttccaaaaaagcttctcctgtccggaataatctacggtattctggacagtcgatttagaatagttgtagatgaacttatgcacctgtgaaatgatcaactgggcaaactggttagcccacaaggtttgtgatggtcgtcaaacaccaaaatcgattataggaaatgtcgagactatttctctttcaataggtcatcataccatccatgatCGTTGGTTGgagtttcttgacgaagctctctgtgttgaggccctCGTCCTTGATCATCCTGCGCGATGTGGCACATTTCTTCAacggcttcgtcgatcttcctttgaagttcAGCTAGCAGAAGCAtcttttcccttttcctctgtaCTCGGTAATGTGTAGCTTCTAAGTCTCTTatttcctggtccaactcctcctcctgaggtgttgggctagtagcctttctcttctagCTTCTAGCTTCTCTCAGTGAGAGTGTCTCCTGATTGGTGTCTGGTGGCTGcagagcagcccctggcgctattgccttcttcggtggcatgacgaaggaaaACGCTTGccaaaggttgtggaagtgagttcaccgaaggtgggcaccaattttggtcacttgttctcaaatactgtgagtcaagaacaaggcaagacAATTGTTTAGTATTAAggaccttcatcttccgaagcattatctccccatggacataatgatcatcagacgaaggttatgaaggatatgCCTTCATCATCTTATAAATAAATCAAAATACGAAGAGATAGAAATGGCAAGCATAACTTATTGATCCATTCGTGTTTGTACTAAGTAAGCATATATGAGTATTAACAAAAATAtgtattacattgatacattcggcttgcttgaatgtcttgacGTGAGagggattacaattcagcgtgaacagtgcggtgctactattcatctatttataggcatgggacgcagcccgagcAAAAGTGCATTTATGTCCCTGATATTCACTTATGATCGTAATATAagtcattaaggactaagtagtcttttcccctttggACAGCATCATCATCATACTTCATCACCGTTACAAGCCGAAGTTATCAATCTGACGATAGCTTCGGCGTTTATTCTTATCATTCCTAAATCATATCTTCATCTCGTATGCCTTTATCTTGAGGAAAAGACTTCCATCCTGAAGACGAAGCTCCTTGTAATAacttatgctgaaaacaaatggttaattatgtttttgaggaccttcgaaagaggaaggcccccaacagtcacCAAGCTGGGAATGGCCTTATAGAGTTACACATAAATCTTTGGTAATGCACACATGCTACAGGCATTGCAAGGTAATGAATTATCTAAGACATTAAATGGTCCTTTCCTAAATCAATATCATTCTATTGTATGGCAAGATGTCTAGAAAACCGATGGATTCACATTGGGTTGTTTATGGCTTATACCaggtgcttttggtttgctcaagcTTACCCAAAAGGCaagggcatgtgttgagcaccatatGTGATGCTTGGGAAGATCGAACGGTCTACGCCCTAGATAGTCCATGGGGTAGCCCGGACGGTTCGCAATAGAATTAACTCAGGGGAGATAACTCCTATTTTCATGCGtacttatccatctaatcacgcggGTTCTATTAGGGAACGCCTAGGAACGAGTCTAGACCTTCCCCTATAAATTTATGAAGGGTTACAATCGATTGCGCGcaccaacaatcgaaccaatcaATCTAATTTTCAGTTCCTTTACTTTCTTGCACTAGTAATAGGAGTAATCAGTCTAgtattagggtgtgtttggtttagcttttggctttgacttttgtcccctaaaagccaaaagctaaACCAAAGGGTTGGATCCAGTAAGCAGTTTTttaaagccgactttctcgcagTATAAAATTAAAAGCACCTCTAGagttgcttttagtggcttttggatggaactgCGAAAATATATATGTAAGAACTTTTAGTGGCTTTAGTGGGTTCTACCAAATAATTTTATGATATTTAACAGCCCATAACAACTTTTTTCACAACTCACATCCAACAGTGGCTTTTCCAAAGCCACAGCTCAACCAAACAGACACTTAATCTTCCTCAACCTACTTTCTTAGTCGTAGGCGACTATAAGCCATCTAGGGATGCCCCGGGTGGCTTGCCGACCTTGTAGCACCCCAAgaactctcctccccgacgggtccCTCCCAAGAGGTGAGGTCTAGGGTTCTACGTAGCCAGGAGATGCTCTACGGCATCACAGACCACTCTAGTGCTACGCACGGACCGTCTGGTGTGACGCAGAGAGGATCCACTCATGCAACGAGGTCGCGGACTGACCGGCCTCAtgacgcggacagttcgcgctccCGCAGAGAGCATCGTCAGGAGCTACATCCTTAATGTTTGGCCCCAAATCGGAGACAACAAATACTGCAATCAAACTATCATAGATCATGAAAATTTCTTAAGATAGGTATAAGTGTACTCATAATTTACTCTATCAATATATAAGAGACAGATTGAGAAAATTATCATTTTATCCCTTTATGTTGGGGGTTAGTTGGAAAAATTGCCactcaaatttttgaaaaatTAGAAACTAGTTTATTTTCATGCCCCTGCATGGCATCAAAATGAACTAGCCATCTAATTTTATAAAAGTTGTGGCATATATTCAATTAATCCTTACGTGGGATACAATTTTTTTGTATCTATTAACACACGGTAATTTAGAATTTAAAATTCAATAAATTAATAAAGTAAATAATAAAGTAAGATTATAATTTTTAGAGAATTTTTTAATTTTGTTAGTTTATTGTACGACGATTTGCACGGGACTCAATTGTATCAGTTTTTCATTAGCCCATGGTATTTGGTACACATGAAAGTTTGGTATACACGTACACATATAAAATCCTAGTCTTCAAAATCAGATATAACGGTGCAAAACAATCACACACCAAATCTGTTTTTGAAGGTCAGGATTTTCTATGTACATCAGTTTTTCATGTGGACTATATAACCCTTAGCGACCACTGCAAGGTGGTAGGCCATTGCATTGTACAGGGACCGGAGAATTGAAGCTCAGTCAGTCATCACGACTTGGTCTTAAAGGGAACGTAGTGTTTGAGCGACTCGGTGACTCCCTCGATGGACGCGACCGCCGAGGCGAGCGAGACCAGGAAGCACAGGAAGCTGAGCAGCTGCAGCGCCACCCACCTGCTGGTGTACTTCTGTATACGCCGCTGCCGGATGTACATCTCCACTGGGTAGTACACGGTGAGCGGCCAGAAGCCGATGGCGCCGAGGAAGCCCAGGATATCGTTGAAGAAGGGCAACACGATGGCGAGCACCGTGCTCACCACCACGAACGCCGTCCTCCACGTCAGCCTGAGCAGGTTGACGTGGAACCTGCCGGCCACGAGGGGGTGCTCGCGCGTGACGAACCTGGCGTTCGGCCAGCGCTTGGCGGCCGCCGTCTCCAAGGCCGCGAAGAtgggctgggagaagacctggtacgCGCCCACCAGGTGCACCACGATGCAGACGTTGGCGAAGTCGATCAGCCAGTAGGGCTCGTAGAAGCCGAACCCGGTCAGGATGTTCCCTGGCGCCGCGTTCCCGAATGCCGAGTACCCGAGGCAGCCAGCAAGCATGTAGAACGCCGTGGTGGTCGTCACGCCCATCAGCGTCGCCTTCTTCATCGTCTTGTTCTCGGCTGGAGGAGACTTCACCGTGTCCTGAAATTGCAGTTCAGAGGTCGTGACTGACTAGCTAATTCTGAACACACGCTTCGACCGTACGCGGTGCTTGTGCTTACTTGGATTTCGATGAGAATCATGGAGTAGGAGTAAGCGAACGCGATGTTGCCAAGAGCTTGAAGCGCGAGCCAGACCTTCTGGGCTGAATCAACGTCGACTCCGATCTCAGTGCCGGTCAGAGTGGTCGTACCACTACGGCCTGCAGTGACAACACGCACAGAATGATCCTTAATCGTATTGTGTGAGACCTTTATGGAGTAAAATTTATCTACTGGCTAGTTCACCTGAAATGGTCCGCGCCAACGAGAGGCCGACGGCGATGCTGGAGTAAGAGAACGACATGATGGCGGCGACGATGGACAGCCACGAAAGGTCGCTGAAGTTAGGGAGCTGAGAGAAGAAGATCTGAACGATCCCAAATACGACCATGTACATGGTGTCGTAGGTGCTGCAGTCGGCCGCGTGGCCCTTGTTGTGGAAGCAGTTTGCCTTGTGCACGGCCCTGCTCATCGCCATTCAGCCAAAAGGGGTTTCTCAATCGACGATGAGACTGAATCTGCCAAAACATTCACTACTAAATGAGCCTTTTTTTATGCAAGAATTACTCACGCTGCACTGATGGACGCTGTAATTGTATACCCAACGGCAGTTCCAACCAAGTTAACATACTGGAAAACACCACAGGACAGGACTTGCCATCGACCTGCATCATACGCGATCGACATGCATCATCTTCACTGTCGAAATTCAGAAAACGAACCGTTTGCTTATCTGAGATGACATGACGGGAGCACAAAGAAAGTACGTAGTACCCAGGTACGCGGCAACAGCGTCCATGTAGGTGTAGTTCCTCTTGCCGGTGAGCTGATCGCCGCTGCGGTAGCAGTCAGCAAGAAGGCTAGAGGTGTAGTACGTGATCAAGGCAAAGATCATCAGGGTGAGCGGCCCCACGACCCAGCCCAGCTGTGCAGTCGACCAGGCGAGGGAGAGCACGCCGGAGCCGATGACGGCTGTGATGATGTGCGCGCTTGCCGTCCATACCGTTCCTGGAACAATTATCAAGATATTGTAAAATCAACCAGTCATCTCTGTATATAAGTATAACACAATACAATCAAAAACAGTTGTATTAGAGCTAATTTTCCATCTCATCTTAGAAGGTTATTTCTTCCAATAATAAATAAAGAAAAATGCTTCACATTTGACATATAATAATTTGATCGCACAAACAATATTTCACAGGACATGTTTGAATCATGTCCATGCATCTTCAATCATGTAGCATCATGATACTCCCTTTTAAAACAAAGAAGCCACAATTTATTGCATAATCCAACTCGATTTATTTGTTTCCTTTCTAGTAGGTTGATTAGTTTTCTTTCTCAGCTAATTGATATTTGGTTAAATGGTTTTCTTTATTAACTAATTGATAGCTGATTAGATAATTTTCATTCTTAGCTGACTGATTGTTGATTGATGCCATGATTTACCTTTGTAATTGTGTATATAAACATATCAATAGAATACACCTATTGCAGCAATGTAGTTTGGCAGCACAAAAAAATCAAGTGCGTTCTTCTAGTGTTCGTGTTGAGTTTTATAAGAGTTTGGGTGATCTAAATAGGTGATCTAAATATCATGTTCTACATCCATCCTACACAATTTAGGCCTCCTAGCCATTGTCCCTCAGCCTGGATGCACACGGTTCTCAAACTGGTGGTGCCAAAGTATCAAAAGAGTTGAGAAGAGTCTAAGAAAAGGTCTTAATTCCCTGATCATTTTGCTTGCTTGGGAGATTTGGAAGCACTGTAATGCTTGTGTGTTTGAGGG
It encodes:
- the LOC100501686 gene encoding Amino acid permease 6; this translates as MTQQDVEMAARHGTGADGAGFYPQPRNGAGGETLDDDGKKKRTGTVWTASAHIITAVIGSGVLSLAWSTAQLGWVVGPLTLMIFALITYYTSSLLADCYRSGDQLTGKRNYTYMDAVAAYLGRWQVLSCGVFQYVNLVGTAVGYTITASISAAAVHKANCFHNKGHAADCSTYDTMYMVVFGIVQIFFSQLPNFSDLSWLSIVAAIMSFSYSSIAVGLSLARTISGRSGTTTLTGTEIGVDVDSAQKVWLALQALGNIAFAYSYSMILIEIQDTVKSPPAENKTMKKATLMGVTTTTAFYMLAGCLGYSAFGNAAPGNILTGFGFYEPYWLIDFANVCIVVHLVGAYQVFSQPIFAALETAAAKRWPNARFVTREHPLVAGRFHVNLLRLTWRTAFVVVSTVLAIVLPFFNDILGFLGAIGFWPLTVYYPVEMYIRQRRIQKYTSRWVALQLLSFLCFLVSLASAVASIEGVTESLKHYVPFKTKS